In Serinus canaria isolate serCan28SL12 chromosome 5, serCan2020, whole genome shotgun sequence, the following proteins share a genomic window:
- the PRPF19 gene encoding pre-mRNA-processing factor 19, whose translation MALICSISNEVPEHPCVSPVSNHVYERRLIEKYIAENGTDPVNNQPLSEEQLIDIKVAHPIRPKPPSATSIPAILKALQDEWDAVMLHSFTLRQQLQTTRQELSHALYQHDAACRVIARLTKEVTAAREALATLKPQAGLIVPQAVPSAQPNVAGAGEAMDLGELAGMTPEIIQKLQDKATVLTTERKKRGKTVPEELVKPEELSKYRQVASHVGLHSASIPGILALDLCPSDTNKILTGGADKNVIVFDKSSEQILATLKGHTKKVTSVVFHPSQDLVFSASPDATIRIWSVPNASCVQVVRAHEGSVTGLSLHATGDYLLSSSDDQYWAFSDIQTGRVLTKVTDESSGCALTCAQFHPDGLIFGTGTMDSQIKIWDLKERTNVANFPGHSGPITSIAFSENGYYLATAADDSSVKLWDLRKLKNFKTLQLDNNFEVKSLIFDQSGTYLALGGTDVQIYICKQWTEILHFTEHSGLTTGVAFGHHAKFIASTGMDRSLKFYSL comes from the exons ATGGCGCTCATCTGCTCCA TTTCCAACGAGGTCCCGGAGCACCCATGTGTGTCGCCGGTGTCCAACCACGTGTACGAGCGGCGGCTGATCGAGAAATACATCGCGGAGAACGGCACCGACCCTGTCAACAACCAGCCGCTGTCCGAGGAGCAGCTCATCGACATCAAAG TCGCCCACCCGATCCGGCCCAAGCCCCCCTCGGCCACCAGCATCCCGGCCATCCTGAAAGCCCTGCAGGACGAGTGG GATGCCGTGATGCTGCACAGCTTCACGCTGCGGCAGCAGCTGCAGACCACGCGCCAGGAGCTGTCCCACGCCCTGTACCAGCACGATGCCGCCTGCAGGGTCATCGCCCGCCTCACCAAGGAGGTCACTGCCGCCAGAGAAG CTCTGGCCACGCTGaagcctcaggctgggctcaTCGTGCCCCAGGCGGTGCCATCAGCGCAGCCCAACGTAGCC GGCGCTGGCGAGGCCATGGATCTGGGAGAGCTGGCGGGAATGACCCCAGAGATCATCCAGAAG CTCCAAGACAAGGCAACGGTGCTGACCACGGAGCGTAAGAAG AGGGGCAAGACAgtcccagaggagctggtgaAGCCAGAGGAGCTCAGCAAGTACCGGCAGGTGGCCTCCCACGTG GGGCTGCACAGCGCCAGCATCCCAGGAATTCTTGCCTTGGATCTGTGTCCTTCCGACACCAACAAGATCCTCACTG GTGGAGCCGACAAAAATGTCATTGTGTTTGACAAGAGCTCGGAGCAGATCTTGGCCACACTCAAGGGTCACACCAAGAAAGTCACCAGCGTCGTCTTCCACCCATCCCAG GACTTGGTGTTCTCGGCTTCTCCTGACGCCACCATCCGGATCTGGTCCGTTCCCAACGCCTCCTGTGTCCAGGTGGTCCGTGCCCACGAGGGCTCCGTGACCGGGCTCAGCCTCCACGCCACGGGTGATTACCTGCTCAGCTCCTCGGATGACCAG TACTGGGCTTTCTCGGATATCCAGACCGGCCGTGTCCTCACCAAGGTGACAGATGAGAGCTCTGGTTGTG CTCTCACCTGTGCCCAGTTCCACCCGGATGGGCTCATTTTTGGGACGGGAACGATGGATTCCCAAATCAAGATCTGGGATCTGAAG gaACGCACCAACGTGGCCAACTTCCCGGGACACTCTGGCCCTATCACCAGCATCGCCTTCTCCGAGAACGGATACTACCTGGCCACGGCAGCCGACGACTCCTCGGTCAAGCTCTGGGATTTGAGGAAGCTCAAGAACTTCAAGACGTTGCAGCTGGATAACAACTTCGAG GTGAAATCCCTGATTTTTGACCAGAGCGGGACCTACCTGGCGCTGGGTGGGACCGATGTCCAGATCTACATCTGCAAGCAGTGGACGGAGATCCTCCACTTCACAG AGCACAGTGGTCTGACCACAGGAGTGGCCTTTGGCCACCATGCCAAGTTCATCGCTTCCACAGGCATGGATCGGAGCCTCAAGTTCTACAGCCTGTAG
- the TMEM109 gene encoding LOW QUALITY PROTEIN: transmembrane protein 109 (The sequence of the model RefSeq protein was modified relative to this genomic sequence to represent the inferred CDS: inserted 1 base in 1 codon) has protein sequence MSAMAEARGSRRSGYSPAALPTLFPVLLSGPGPRFRFRLARAAXRAAPERSRGRRRRRNRKCSRHPPRCPRRRERRFPACTARRRPPPAVAMVTAHPACAAAVPGTTAPGVPRGGAEGSPGFRMGSALGHWALLALLLWIPFLMGSVGDGAKDGQEGFRGRATTSDDLLLRLGRSTWDTLENWVGHQPLQMVAESLSATLWIVSSGISAALTTLCGILGDLLAAFSINGHQLVRAAALAPREVQRVLLWAVAALVGSWVLARLRGLLLPLLRGMKLFFFLGAFLHVAASQESPTVQAGMLLGLWLLYAFLSSLVASPDPSARLDAAVKSLEWKVEELRRRQKFGGPRNRED, from the exons ATGAGCGCCATGGCGGAGGCCCGGGGGTCGCGGCGCTCCGGTTACAGCCCCGCTGCCCTTCCGACGCTGTTTCCGGTTCTCCTTTCCGGTCCGGGGCCCCGGTTCCGGTTCCGGTTGGCGCGCGCGG GCCGCGCCGCTCCCGAGCGCTCACgcgggcgccgccgccgccggaaCCGGAAGTGCTCCCGGCATCccccgcgctgcccccgccGGCGGGAACGGCGCTTCCCTGCGTGCACcgcgcgccgccgcccgcctcCGGCTGTTGCCATGGTGACCGCCCACCCGGCATGCGCGGCGGCTGTCCCGGGGACTACAGCTCCCGGCGTGCCCCGCGGCGGAGCCGAGGGAAGCCCCG GTTTCAGGATGGGGAGTGCCCTGGggcactgggctctgctggccctgctgctgtggatcCCATTCCTCATGGGATCAGTGGGGGATGGAGCCAAGGATGGCCAGGAGGGATTCCGGGGACGCGCAACCACCTCCGATGACCTGCTCCTCCGGCTGGGAAGATCCACTTGGGACACCCTGGAAAACTGGGTGGGACACCAGCCCCTGCAGATGGTGGCGGAG AGCCTCTCTGCTACCCTCTGGATCGTTTCCTCTGGGATCTCAGCAGCCCTGACCACACTCTGTGGGATCCTGGGGGATCTCTTGGCCGCCTTCAGCATCAACG GTCACCAGCTGGTCCGAGCGGCGGCGCTGGCTCCCAGGGAAGTGCAGAGGGTGCTCCTGTGGGCAGTGGCTGCCCTGGTGGGATCCTGGGTGCTAGCCCGGCTCcgagggctgctgctcccactgctccgTGGCatgaagcttttctttttcctgggagCCTTCCTGCATGTGGCCGCTTCCCAGGAGAGCCCCACAGTGCAGGCGGGAATGCTGCTGGGCCTGTGGCTGCTCTACGccttcctgagcagcctggtggcATCCCCggatcccagtgccaggctggatgcGGCCGTGAAGAGCCTGGAGTGGAAGGTGGAGGAGCTGCGGCGGCGCCAGAAGTTTGGGGGGCCCCGGAACCGGGAGGATTGA
- the TMEM132A gene encoding LOW QUALITY PROTEIN: transmembrane protein 132A (The sequence of the model RefSeq protein was modified relative to this genomic sequence to represent the inferred CDS: deleted 2 bases in 1 codon): MGSRAGNGEWDGLWLGLWSRSRSFGHGRALGPGGTRRRRGRSRPGPIVSARGRRDGRHRRSDRRHRRHRHRRHRRTDRAPPAMASAPRLALLAAALLCAPVRGDGEPPDPVFLPVELEVLGVPESYRLQRVDQDVAPNSSLHTRSETFLLLRDGSQPLVQATYPPFSIRQEVSMESPTGSAAWAIRAVSLESSVSPAEPVARVLFHLHGPDWMPGKQDHAGARNHPKDWEHPGVWDHPEVRDHPGGQGYPRNWDHPREQDQPGVRDHPRSWDHPGDRDHPRDQDHPEQQDHHRVRDHPKDWHHPGIHDHPKYWDHLKDQGHRQQQDHPGNWDSSRDWDHSRARDLPCVTLHAHHRGRVARGTCRLQAPLGVCVVELEIPPRWFSPRSLHSHRSHRRDSDPVEPPERPEPAELHYSVGECGGREREAPRFLGMLELRAGEPERRQEVRLDEKVLLRVPNVPLQPGQRFTATITLRHNFTADSLTLRIKAKKGLQVVSARPTIPSTWSVHLEHSRGPKHSTAVVTCRRLGDIPAIPDSSRVSEPAEFLHLDVAVENGTGGLAPARPLTWQVEYPGQDPEAQKDKLVWEIQVSERDIRALVPLVQELEILNTAPLTGIPRVIPVKLVAVEAGGGVSELTDPVGCESADKQVLQVSDSCDMVFVGGKESRGARGARVDFWVRRLRAELSFSVWAPLLPLRVQLGDPILEQVRGWRLPGGPDSAVVESEEPAEEPERRARGCRPQFQRTGLRVLAHFVAHPLDGGRHLSYLPGPEWLLDVTHLVAGRTRVQDPRVASLEAGAVVVGREPGVTSVEVRSPLSDSILGEQTLVVSEEKVTVTELHAQVVAGLSLSLRTQPDHPSVVTATVLGTPTLRALKQEATLSIWLSFSDHTLAPLELYGWHDVALTVTSLDRAVATVRGSPGVPAAHPWVVAEGPGRGALLQLSLHPPDLCRRGRHRTAALATGTAWLEVGVPSPGSPRPFPRAEGAMSGEAVTVGQRDPAGVGPAATKLQGSSSEEDEEEGYGRNRAGVEEEEEEEEEEMVKAPERVTDLEIGMYVLLGVFCLAIFIFLVNCIFFVLRYQQKELPEPGGAPSAPQPHNWVWLGTDQEELSRQLDRQQLDRPQPDRRQPEPPASPGPPCGCGGPPGSSEDGAPPGSPGSAAPPPRKEGSAPGGGRRKRVEFVTFGPPRVPEEPPPAAPHVQSILVASEDDIRWVCEDMGLRDPEELRSYMERIRGSS; this comes from the exons atggggagcagggctgggaatggggagtgGGATGGGTTGTGGCTCgggctgtggagcaggagcCGGAGCTTCGGGCACGGCCGGGCTTTAGGACCCGGCGGGACGAGGCGGCGCCGGGGCCGGTCCCGCCCCGGCCCCATTGTCTCGGCGCGGGGGCGGAGGGACGGGAGGCACCGGCGGAGCGACAGGAGGCACcggcggcaccggcaccggcggCACCGGCGGACGGACCGAGCC CCGCCGGCCATGGCCTCGGCGCCCCGGCTGGCGCTGCTGGCCGCCGCCCTGCTCTGCGCTCCGG TGAGGGGTGATGGGGAGCCCCCGGATCCTGTGTTCCTGCCGGTGGAGCTGGAGGTCCTTGGGGTGCCTGAGTCCTACCGGCTGCAGAGGGTGGATCAGGACGTGGCCCCCAACTCTTCCCTGCACACCCGCTCTGAGACATTCCTGCTGCTTCGTGACGGATCCCAGCCCCTGGTCCAGGCCACCTACCCCCCGTTCAGCATCCGCCAG GAGGTGTCCATGGAGAGCCCCACTGGCTCTGCAGCTTGGGCCATCCGTGCCGTGTccctggagagctctgtgtcccctgctgAGCCTGTGGCCCGTGTCCTCTTCCACCTGCATGGGCCTGACTGGATGCCTGGGAAGCAAGATCATGCCGGGGCCAGGAATCATCCCAAGGACTGGGAGCATCCTGGGGTCTGGGATCACCCTGAAGTCCGGGATCACCCTGGGGGTCAGGGTTACCCCAGGAACTGGGATCATCCCAGGGAGCAGGACCAGCCTGGGGTCCGGGATcaccccaggagctgggatcaTCCTGGGGATCGTGACCACCCCAGGGACCAGGaccaccctgagcagcaggatcACCATAGAGTCCGGGATCACCCCAAGGACTGGCACCACCCTGGGATCCACGATCACCCCAAATACTGGGACCACCTTAAGGACCAGGGCCACCGTCAGCAGCAGGACCACCCTGGGAACTGGGATTCTTCAAGGGATTGGGATCACTCCAGAGCTCGGGATCTCCCTTGTGTCACCCTCCACGCTCACCACCGTGGGCGGGTGGCCCGGGGGACATGTCGCCTGCAG GCCCCACTGGGCGTGTGCGTGGTGGAGCTGGAGATTCCTCCGCGCTGGTTCTCCCCAAGATCCCTCCATTCCCACCGGAGTCACCGGCGAGATTCCGACCCTGTGGAGCCTCCAGAGCGCCCAGAACCAGCTGAGCTGCACTACAGCGTGGGGGAGTGTGGAGGTCGGGAGCGGGAGGCTCCCAGattcctgggaatgctggagctgCGGGCAGGAGAGCCGGAGCGGCGGCAGGAGGTGCGGCTGGACGAGAAGGTGCTGCTGcgtgtccccaatgtccccctgcagcccggGCAGCGCTTCACGGCCACCATCACCCTGCGCCACAACTTCACTGCTGACAGCCTGACCCTGAG GATCAAGGCCAAGAAGGGCCTGCAGGTGGTCTCTGCCCGTCCCACAATTCCCAGCACCTGGAGCGTGCACCTGGAGCATTCCCGTGGTCCCAAGCACTCCACAGCTGTGGTGACATGCCGGCGGCTCGGGGacatccctgccatccctgacAGCTCCAG GGTGTCTGAGCCGGCCGAGTTCCTGCACCTGGATGTGGCTGTGGAAAACGGGACGGGGGGGCTGGCGCCGGCGCGGCCCCTCACATGGCAGGTGGAGTATCCCGGCCAGGATCCTGAGGCACAGAAGGACAAACTGGTCTGGGAAATCCAGGTGTCGGAGCGGGATATCCGTGCCCTCGTCCCATTGGTGCAG gagctggagatcCTGAACACGGCGCCACTGACCGGGATCCCCCGCGTTATCCCTGTCAAACTGGTGGCTGTGGAAGCAGGGGGTGGAGTGTCCGAGCTCACGGATCCCGTAGGATGTGAATCCGCTGACaagcaggtgctgcag GTGTCGGATTCCTGTGACATGGTGTTCGTGGGGGGCAAGGAGAGCCGAGGGGCGCGGGGAGCTCGCGTGGATTTCTGGGTGCGCCGGCTGCGGGCGGAGTTGAGCTTCTCCGTCTGGGCTCCGCTGCTCCCGCTCCGTGTCCAGCTGGGAGATCccatcctggagcaggtccGTGGCTGGAGGCTGCCCGGGGGGCCTGACAG tgctgtggtGGAGTCCGAGGAGCCCGCAGAGGAGCCggagcggcgggcgcggggctgcCGGCCCCAGTTCCAGCGCACGGGGCTCCGTGTCCTAGCGCATTTTGTGGCCCACCCCCTGGATGGTGGCCGTCACCTGTCCTACCTGCCTGGCCCTGAGTGGCTCCTCGATGTCACCCACCTGGTGGCTGGCCGGACCCGTGTCCAGGACCCCCGCGTGGCCTCACTGGAAGCGGGGGCCGTGGTGGTGGGCCGGGAGCCTGGAGTCACCTCCGTGGAG GTGCGCTCCCCGCTCTCCGACTCCATCCTGGGGGAGCAGACACTGGTGGTTTCTGAGGAGAAGGTGACGGTGACAGAGCTCCACGCCCAGGTGGTGGCTGGGCTCTCCTTATCCCTGCGGACACAGCCGGATCATCCTAGCGTGGTCACCGCCACCGTCCTGGGGACACCCACACTACGGGCCCTCAAGCAG GAAGCGACCCTGTCCATCTGGCTGTCCTTCTCTGACCACACGCTGGCCCCTCTGGAGCTCTACGGGTGGCACGACGTGGCCTTGACTGTGACGTCCCTCGACCGCGCCGTCGCCACCGTCAGGGGGTCCCCCGGGGTCCCCGCTGCCCACCCGTGGGTGGTGGCcgaggggccgggccggggggccctgctccagctcagcctgcaccCCCCGGATCTGTGCCGGCGTGGCCGGCACCGCACGGCCGCCCTGGCCACCGGCACCGCCTGGCTCGAGGTGGGGGTGCCCTCTCCCGGGAGCCCCCGGCCCTTCCCGCGGGCTGAGGGTGCCATGTCCGGGGAAGCGGTGACCGTGGGACAGAGGGACCCCGCAGGCGTGGGGCCAGCAGCCACCAAGCTCCAGGGCTCTTCCTcggaggaggatgaggaggaaggtTACGGACGCAACCGTGCCGGcgtggaagaggaggaggaagaggaggaggaggagatggtgaAGGCTCCGGAGCGAGTGACTGACCTGGAAATCGGGATGTACGTGCTTCTGGGAGTCTTCTGCCTCGCCATCTTCATCTTCCTCGTCAACTGCATCTTCTTCGTACTCCGTTaccagcagaaggagctgcccGAGCCGGGCGGGGCCCCCTCGGCCCCACAACCCCACAACTGGGTCTGGCTGGGCACCGACCAGGAAGAGCTGAGCCGGCAGCTGGATCGGCAGCAGCTGGATCGGCCACAGCCGGATCGCCGGCAGCCGGAACCCCCGGCATCCCCGGGCCCCCCCTGTGGCTGCGGGGGCCCCCCGGGCTCCAGCGAGGACGGGGCTCCCCCCGGCTCCCCGGGCTCcgcagcgccgccgccccgcAAGGAGGGATCGGCTCCAGGGGGCGGCCGCAGGAAGCGGGTGGAGTTTGTCACCTTTGGGCCCCCCCGTGTCCCCGAGGAGCCCCCCCCGGCCGCCCCCCACGTCCAGTCTATCCTGGTGGCCAGCGAGGACGACATCCGCTGGGTGTGCGAGGACATGGGGCTGCGGGATCCCGAGGAGCTCCGGAGCTACATGGAGAGGATCCGTGGCAGCTCCTGA
- the CD6 gene encoding T-cell differentiation antigen CD6 has product MGGLCLLLVALSAVAPARVPTETTEPPNIPTGNTSVTPGPRALRLVGGRSRCEGRVELEQEGTWGTVCDDGWDMPDADVVCRQLQCGHAVRAQGNAAFGRGNGPILRDEVGCEGHERDLWECPATPEHDCSHKEDAGVVCSEHQEWRLSGGRDGCAGRVEVFFRGTWSTVCNSTWYNTEATVLCRTLGCGDVLQRPAFRHTLPGKMTYMCGSLQPSLAQCHWTFNKSAPCYQSWAAGVICNGSQGLETPTPTAAEVTPRNVTVLYAEEGTPTLGTPPVDSPLFVLCLVLAVLLLLSVLAFSAALLRLRKRSDMSSLGIPMPVLVTHSSQSPDAPSGIPNDYRKAPTSLPKGSDCLVTAISKDSDSDSEYYEFSSKPPIALSTFYNSLRRHPREELLPLRPSQERMEPFPEDEPARPGPPLRSSSSSSSSTEPYWNGSIPPPAHGTQQHPAATGHGYGTAPPAVPTPVPSQPWVPAAPADPDPDGSSSTSSGEWYENVQETEPPGDPSSHPGWSDPSYPSGEHGEDPDFSEGSDYDDIQDSAY; this is encoded by the exons ATGggggggctctgcctgctcttggTGGCTCTTTCTGCCGTGGCACCTGCACGAG TCCCCACAGAAACGACGGAACCTCCCAATATTCCGACAGGGAACACCTCGGTGACACCAG GTCCCAGAGCGCTCCGGCTGGTGGGTGGCCGGAGCCGCTGCGAGGGCCgggtggagctggagcaggaggggacGTGGGGGACGGTGTGTGACGATGGCTGGGACATGCCCGACGCCGACGTCGTGTGCCGCCAGCTCCAGTGTGGCCACGCCGTGAGAGCCCAGGGCAACGCCGCCTTCGGCCGCGGGAACGGCCCCATCCTCCGGGATGAGGTGGGGTGTGAGGGACACGAGCGGGACCTCTGGGAATGCCCGGCCACACCGGAGCATGACTGCAGCCACAAGGAGGACGCCGGCGTGGTTTGctcag AGCACCAGGAGTGGCGGCTCTCCGGAGGCCGGGATGGGTGTGCCGGCAGGGTGGAGGTGTTTTTCCGTGGCACTTGGAGCACGGTGTGTAACAGCACCTGGTACAACACGGAGGCCACGGTGCTGTGCCGGACGCTGGGATGCGGGGATGTGCTCCAGCGGCCTGCCTTCAGACACACGCTCCCCGGGAAGATGACGTACATGTGCGGGAGCCTGCAGCCCTCGCTGGCACAGTGCCACTGGACCTTCAATAAATCCGCGCCCTGTTACCAATCCTGGGCCGCCGGGGTCATCTGCAACG GCTCCCAGGGCTTGGAGACACCAACGCCCACGGCGGCTGAGGTGACGCCCAGGAATGTCACTGTCCTGTATG CCGAGGAGGGGACCCCGaccttggggacacccccagTGGACAGTCCCCTCTTTGtcctgtgcctggtgctggccgtgctgctcctgctctccgTGCTGGccttttctgctgccctgctgaggctgaggaagaggagtg ACATGTCCTCCTTGGGAATACCCATGCCAGTCCTGGTgacccacagctcccagagccccgACGCACCCTCTGGGATCCCCAACGACTACAGGAAGGCTCCCACCAGCCTTCCCAAAGGATCAG ACTGTCTGGTCACAGCCATTTCCAAGGATTCTGATTCCGACTCGGAATATTATGAGTTCAGCAGCAAGCCTCCCATCGCCCTGTCCACCTTCTACA ACTCCCTGCGCCGGCATCCCAGGGAGGAACTTCTTCCTCTGAGACCTAGCCAGGAGAGGATGGAGCCATTCCCTGAGGATG AGCCGGCCAGACCGGGCCCCCCACTccgcagctcctccagctcatcCTCATCCACAGAGCCCTATTGGAATGGCAGCATTCCcccccctgcccatggcacccAGCAGCACCCGGCAGCCACCGGCCATGGCTACGGCACAG ctcccccagcagtgcccaccccagtgccctcccagccctgggtaCCTGCAGCTCCGGCAGATCCCGATCCCGAcggcagctccagcacctcctcGGGGGAGTGGTATGAGAATGTGCAGGAGACAGAGCCTCCCGGAGATCCCTCCTCACATCCAG GCTGGTCAGATCCATCCTATCCTTCGGGGGAACACGGGGAGGATCCCGACTTTTCCGAGGGCAGCGACTATGATGACATCCAGGACTCTGCCTACTGA
- the CD5 gene encoding T-cell surface glycoprotein CD5, whose product MAPAELMATRLPILCLLLGMWAIPDHGGATWIPGESILRLSRGGCRCTGILEVNWENQWRPICWESVSVGHLKWICQRLECGPPTSEPLELIIPDGKGPQSQPSRCSEPAGCHWELENCTRHVFVACREPVKTTPKPTPAPPTTTPEPTGPPRLRLVDGNFSCSGFLELHKQGLWGAVASTLHTWTHLVTLICRELHCGTAGSSHGAPDPGIHLPVRWEAVDSCGSHSLLDCFNRTSSRGKRPAFITCSDSQPRALRRLAAGPTPCEGDIQVFHAGQWWDLCESRAAQRDKHGRQICRELGCGNLTSSTEIREPPSTGVTCGLEPLHLCQPKFGNIRSCSRTRVVCQDSKPLPTGTSAGTVVSICLALLLFLILFLICGPPAYRKLMKRISKKKQRQWIGPTGLNQTVSFHRSSTAPRPRGQGGDNDYAQPPKKSSQLSAYPALEAACRRSNPLDNSSDSDYDLHSARRV is encoded by the exons ATGGCACCAGCGGAGCTCATGGCAACCCGGCTGCCCATCCTGTGCCTCCTGCTGGGAATGTGGG CCATCCCTGACCATGGAGGAGCcacctggatccctggag AATCCATCCTGAGACTCAGCAGAGGTGGCTGCCGCTGCACTGGGATACTGGAGGTGAACTGGGAAAACCAATGGAGACCGATTTGCTGGGAGAGCGTAAGCGTGGGCCACCTGAAGTGGATTTGCCAGCGGCTGGAGTGTGGCCCCCCGACCTCTGAGCCCTTGGAGCTCATCATTCCAGATGGGAAAGGGCCACAGAGTCAGCCCTCGAGGTGCAGTGAGCCAGCGGGATGTCACTGGGAGCTGGAAAACTGCACACGGCACGTCTTTGTTGCCTGTAGAG AGCCAGTGAAAACCACTCCTAAGCCCACGCCAGCACCCCCGACCACCACCCCGGAGCCCACGG GACCCCCAAGGCTGCGGCTGGTGGACGGGAatttcagctgctctggcttcctggagctgcacaagcaggggctgtggggggccGTGGCAAGCACCCTGCACACCTGGACACATCTGGTCACCCTCATCTGCCGGGAATTGcactgtggcactgctgggagcagccacgGTGCGCCGGATCCAGGGATCCACCTGCCAGTGCGGTGGGAGGCGGTGGATTCCtgtgggagccattccctgctggaCTGCTTCAACAGGACCAGCTCCCGGGGGAAAAGGCCCGCCTTCATCACCTGCTCAG ATTCCCAGCCACGGGCCCTGCGGAGGCTGGCAGCCGGCCCCACTCCCTGCGAAGGGGACATCCAGGTGTTCCATGCGGGACAGTGGTGGGATCTGTGTGAATCCAGAGCAGCGCAGCGAGACAAGCATGGCCGGCAGATCTGCCGGGAGCTGGGCTGCGGCAATCTCACTTCCAGCACGGAAATCCGGGAGCCTCCCTCGACAGGAGTCACCTGTGGGCTTGAACCCTTGCACCTCTGCCAGCCCAAATTTGGCAATATCCGGAGCTGCTCCCGGACCAGAGTTGTGT GCCAGGACTCAAAGCCGCTTCCTACAGGAACATCTGCTGGAACCGTCGTGAGCatctgcctggccctgctgcttttcctcatccttttccTGATCTGCGGCCCTCCTGCCTATCGGAAATTGATGAAGAGAA TCTCCAAGAAGAAGCAGCGCCAGTGGATCGGTCCCACAGGACTCAACCAGacag TGTCTTTCCACCGCTCCAGCACTGCTCCGAGGCCtcggggacagggaggggacaacGACTATGCTCAGCCCCCCAAAaagag